The following are encoded in a window of Vigna unguiculata cultivar IT97K-499-35 chromosome 8, ASM411807v1, whole genome shotgun sequence genomic DNA:
- the LOC114193940 gene encoding pentatricopeptide repeat-containing protein At3g22150, chloroplastic produces MASPVVPVSVPVPVPVPVTDPAVARNPNGGVTIRTRLSQLCQQGQPQLARHLLDSLPRASTAVWNTVIIGFICNKMPLEALQLYAEMKSRRNTASDGYTFSSTLKACALTQNLMAGKALHSHFLRSQSNSRVVYNSLLNMYSACLPPFSTQPQHDYVLKLFAVMRKRNVVAWNTLISWFVKTHRHLHALRAFATLVKASLTPTPVTFVNVFPAVTHPTTALMLYGLLLKHGADYVDHVFAVSSAIVMFADLGCLEYARMVFDCCSNKNTEVWNSMIGGYVQNNCPLQGIDVFVRALESEEAVCDDVTFLSVISAVSQLQQIKLAQQIHAFVLKSLAVTPTIVVNAIIVMYSRCSSVDTSFKVFEKMSERDAVSWNTIISSFAQNGLDEEALMLVCEMQKQRFTIDSVTVTALLSAASNMRDSYIGRQTHAYLIRHGIQFEGMESYLIDMYAKSGLITTSELLFEQNGPSDRDLASWNAMIAGYTQNGLSDKAILILREALVRKVIPNAVTLASILPSCSSMGSTDLARQLHGFSIRLLLDQNVYVGTALVDAYSKSGAISYAENVFIRTPEKNSVTYTTMIMSYGQHGMGKRALALYDSMLRCGIKPDAITFIAILSACNYSGLVEEGLHIFESMDKVHKIKPSTEHYCCVADMLGRVGRVVEAYEFVERLGEDGDAVEIWGSILGACKNHGYFELGKVIAEKLLNMEKEKRIAGYHVLLSNIYAEEGEWENVDRVRNHMKEKGLQKEIACSWVEIAGCVNYFVARDEKHPLSGEIYYILDILTRDMMGVGYKPGYNSNLNRILESSD; encoded by the coding sequence ATGGCTTCTCCCGTCGTTCCCGTTTCAGTTCCCGTTCCAGTTCCCGTTCCGGTCACCGATCCCGCGGTGGCTCGAAACCCAAACGGCGGCGTCACCATCCGCACTCGCCTAAGCCAGCTATGCCAACAAGGGCAGCCTCAGCTGGCTCGCCATCTTCTGGACAGCCTTCCACGCGCCTCCACCGCCGTGTGGAACACCGTGATCATCGGCTTCATCTGCAACAAGATGCCATTGGAAGCCCTGCAGCTTTACGCGGAGATGAAGTCGAGGCGGAACACGGCTTCCGATGGGTACACCTTCTCTTCCACCCTCAAGGCCTGCGCCCTTACCCAAAACCTCATGGCCGGTAAGGCCCTTCATTCCCATTTTCTTCGCTCCCAATCCAATTCCCGAGTCGTCTACAACTCCCTCTTGAACATGTACTCCGCATGCTTACCCCCTTTCTCCACCCAACCCCAACACGACTACGTCCTCAAACTGTTTGCTGTAATGCGCAAACGAAATGTCGTCGCTTGGAACACCTTGATTTCCTGGTTCGTCAAGACCCACAGGCACCTCCACGCTCTTCGCGCCTTCGCCACCCTCGTCAAAGCCTCTCTCACGCCAACCCCCGTCACTTTCGTCAATGTCTTCCCCGCCGTCACTCACCCAACCACCGCCCTTATGCTTTATGGCCTGCTTCTTAAACACGGGGCTGACTATGTCGATCATGTCTTTGCTGTTAGCTCCGCAATTGTTATGTTTGCTGACCTTGGCTGCTTAGAATATGCGAGGATGGTTTTCGATTGCTGTTCTAACAAAAATACTGAGGTCTGGAACTCCATGATTGGCGGCTATGTTCAAAATAACTGTCCTCTTCAGGGGATCGACGTGTTCGTTCGAGCTTTGGAGTCAGAGGAGGCTGTGTGCGATGACGTCACTTTCCTGTCGGTTATCTCTGCTGTTTCCCAGCTGCAGCAAATAAAATTGGCCCAGCAGATACATGCATTTGTTCTAAAAAGTTTGGCGGTTACTCCCACTATTGTTGTCAATGCAATCATTGTGATGTACTCCAGATGCAGTTCCGTGGATACTTCCTTTAAGGTTTTTGAAAAGATGTCTGAAAGGGATGCTGTATCGTGGAATACGATAATTTCTTCCTTTGCGCAGAATGGTTTGGACGAGGAAGCACTGATGCTTGTGTGTGAGATGCAGAAGCAGAGGTTTACCATCGATTCTGTCACTGTGACGGCGTTACTCTCTGCGGCTTCTAACATGAGGGACTCGTACATTGGAAGGCAAACGCATGCATATCTAATTCGCCATGGGATACAATTTGAGGGTATGGAGAGTTATCTGATTGACATGTATGCTAAATCTGGCTTGATTACGACTTCGGAGTTATTGTTTGAGCAGAACGGCCCAAGTGATAGAGATCTGGCCTCATGGAACGCTATGATTGCTGGTTATACTCAGAATGGGCTCAGTGACAAAGCTATTCTCATTCTTAGAGAGGCATTGGTGCGCAAGGTAATACCTAATGCAGTGACATTGGCTTCGATTCTCCCATCTTGTAGTTCCATGGGAAGCACGGACCTTGCTAGGCAACTTCATGGATTCTCCATACGTCTGTTGTTGGACCAAAATGTTTATGTGGGAACTGCTTTAGTGGACGCTTATTCAAAATCGGGTGCAATCAGTTATGCCGAAAATGTTTTTATCAGAACACCGGAGAAGAATTCTGTCACGTACACCACAATGATAATGAGCTATGGTCAGCATGGAATGGGTAAGAGAGCCCTTGCCTTGTATGATTCCATGCTGAGATGCGGGATTAAGCCCGATGCAATTACTTTTATTGCCATCCTGTCTGCTTGCAATTACAGTGGTTTGGTTGAAGAAGGTCTTCACATATTTGAGTCGATGGATAAAGTACATAAAATCAAGCCCTCAACGGAACATTATTGTTGTGTTGCAGACATGTTAGGGAGGGTTGGGAGGGTGGTCGAAGCTTATGAGTTTGTTGAGAGACTGGGTGAGGACGGTGATGCAGTAGAAATCTGGGGATCTATTCTTGGAGCCTGCAAAAATCATGGGTACTTTGAACTGGGAAAAGTTATTGCAGAAAAGTTGCTTAAtatggaaaaggaaaaaaggaTTGCTGGATATCATGTTCTGCTCTCAAATATCTATGCAGAGGAGGGAGAATGGGAAAATGTTGATCGAGTGAGAAATCATATGAAGGAAAAAGGTTTGCAAAAGGAAATTGCATGTAGCTGGGTTGAAATTGCTGGGTGTGTGAACTACTTTGTAGCTAGAGATGAGAAGCACCCTCTAAGCGGTGAGATATATTATATCTTGGACATATTGACTAGGGACATGATGGGTGTTGGTTATAAGCCAGGCTACAATTCAAACTTAAACAGGATCTTGGAATCAAGTGACtga
- the LOC114193941 gene encoding anthocyanidin 3-O-glucosyltransferase 2-like: MSERVTTMEKAARLVFIPGLGAGHLVSAIQFANLLLERHHHISITLLVIKLPSDTTTAAYTHSLLNSQRLQLINLPETPSNSQPTLMNETIELQKPHVREAISNLSPTPPLAAFVVDMFFTTMIDVAKEFNVPSLVFFTSGLAFLGLMLHLHTLKEEENAEFTEFDAEWVIPSFAKPIPARNFPSVTLRKEWEEVFMNFGRGLKKADGFIVNSFEELESHAAQSFFHGPQAVYAVGPILNPKPKPHANAHADNADIFDWLDQQPPSSVLFLCFGSMGSFGEDQVREIARALENSGARFLWSLRKPPPKGSTFMTPPSDYAPSELPPILPAGFLDRTAGIGKVIGWAPQAQILAHRATGGFVSHCGWNSSLESIHFGVPIATWPLYAEQQTNAFLLVRELEIALEISLDYRVDFMGEAPSVLSAEKIENGIRNLVEIDDERRKRVVEASEKSRTTLLEGGCSHSSLGRFVDYVMNQV; the protein is encoded by the coding sequence ATGAGTGAACGAGTCACCACCATGGAAAAAGCTGCACGACTCGTCTTCATCCCTGGTCTGGGAGCGGGTCATCTCGTCTCCGCCATTCAGTTCGCGAACCTTCTGTTGGAGCGCCACCACCATATCTCCATCACTCTCCTCGTAATCAAACTACCATCCGACACCACAACCGCTGCTTACACTCATTCCCTTCTTAACTCCCAACGTCTTCAGCTCATCAACCTCCCCGAAACTCCCTCCAACTCCCAACCAACTCTAATGAACGAAACAATCGAACTTCAAAAGCCACACGTCAGAGAAGCCATCTCCAACCTCAGCCCTACACCCCCACTCGCGGCCTTCGTGGTGGACATGTTCTTCACCACCATGATCGATGTCGCCAAAGAGTTCAACGTCCCTTCACTCGTCTTTTTCACCTCCGGTCTTGCTTTCCTTGGTTTGATGCTTCATCTCCACACCCTCAAGGAAGAGGAGAACGCCGAGTTCACTGAGTTCGACGCCGAGTGGGTCATCCCGAGTTTCGCGAAGCCAATCCCAGCACGGAATTTTCCTTCCGTAACGCTGAGGAAGGAGTGGGAGGAAGTTTTCATGAACTTCGGGAGGGGCCTCAAGAAAGCTGATGGCTTCATAGTAAATTCGTTTGAGGAGCTAGAATCCCATGCGGCCCAATCCTTCTTTCACGGGCCTCAGGCCGTTTATGCAGTGGGACCCATTCTGAACCCAAAGCCCAAGCCCCATGCCAACGCTCACGCTGACAACGCTGACATCTTCGATTGGCTTGACCAGCAACCTCCTTCCTCCGTTTTGTTCCTGTGCTTTGGGAGCATGGGTTCTTTTGGTGAGGATCAGGTGAGGGAGATCGCACGGGCTCTTGAAAACAGTGGGGCCCGCTTCCTGTGGTCCCTGCGGAAACCTCCACCGAAGGGCTCTACTTTCATGACCCCGCCCTCTGATTACGCTCCCTCGGAATTGCCTCCGATTTTACCTGCGGGCTTTTTAGATCGGACGGCAGGGATTGGAAAGGTGATCGGATGGGCCCCTCAGGCCCAAATACTGGCCCACCGAGCCACCGGAGGGTTTGTTTCCCACTGCGGCTGGAATTCTAGCCTTGAGAGCATACATTTTGGTGTGCCCATTGCGACCTGGCCGCTCTACGCCGAACAACAGACGAACGCGTTCTTACTGGTGCGTGAGCTGGAGATTGCTTTGGAGATTTCTTTGGATTACAGGGTTGACTTCATGGGTGAAGCTCCCAGTGTTTTGAGTGCGGAGAAGATAGAAAATGGAATAAGGAATTTGGTGGAGATTGATGATGAGAGAAGGAAGAGAGTGGTGGAAGCGAGTGAAAAGAGTAGGACGACATTGTTGGAAGGTGGATGTTCCCACTCTTCTTTAGGACGTTTCGTTGATTACGTTATGAATCAGGTTTAG
- the LOC114193344 gene encoding N-alpha-acetyltransferase 50: MGAGREVSISLDGVRDKNLMQLKKLNLALFPVRYNDKYYADALASGEFTKLAYYSDICVGAIACRLEKKEGGGQVRVYIMTLGVLAPYRGLGIGTKLLNHALDLCSKQNISEVYLHVQTNNEDAINFYKKFGFEITETIQNYYTNITPPDCYVLTRYTAASTAKK, from the exons ATGGGAGCTGGGCGTGAAGTCTCTATCTCACTTGATGGAGTGAGGGACAAGAACCTTATGCAACTCAAAAAGCTCAATCTCGCTCTTTTCCCCGTTCGTTACAATGACAAATACTATGCCGATGCTCTCGCTTCCGGCGAATTCACCAAACTAG CATACTATAGTGATATATGTGTTGGAGCAATTGCGTGCCGGCTGGAGAAGAAGGAAGGAGGGGGGCAAGTTCGGGTTTACATCATGACATTAGGCGTTTTAGCACCTTACCGTGGACTTGGTATTG GGACAAAGTTGTTGAATCATGCTCTTGATCTTTGCTCCAAGCAAAACATTTCTGAGGTGTACTTGCATGTGCAGACAAACAATGAAGATGCCATAAACTTCTATAAGAAATTTGGGTTTGAAATTACAGAAACAATCCAGAACTATTATACAAACATTACACCGCCAGATTGCTATGTTCTCACAAGGTACACGGCTGCAAGCACAGCGAAGAAATAA
- the LOC114194135 gene encoding ATPase WRNIP1 — protein sequence MEMQQLLSMGFPDELAAQALAATGGKSTVKATEWILTHKSNAANTSTFQPKLDRFFHSSQSPTPPQSQSQEQIEEEEEDEEPSKRPRPSTHSAQHPQPQPPPPPPPQQNWPTFFLKTAEKKNANTHIHQPLYERLRPRTLDDVVGQDHLLAANSLLRSAIQRNRLPSILLWGPPGTGKTTIAKAIVKSSTATRYRFVSLSAVTSGVKDVRDAVDEARKLRLKSNQSTVLFVDEVHRFNKSQQDSFLPVIEDGSIVFVGATTENPSFHLITPLLSRCRVLTLNPLQPHHLALLLNRAVSDADKGLVQSAGVQVDVKEDAVDYISNNCDGDARVALNALEIAAVTAAARVQHGKQKEEGVEDLHTNEDYKVAVVSVDDAREALQCKHLAYDKAGEEHYNLISALHKSMRGSDANAGIYWLARMLEGGEEPLYIARRLIRFASEDVGLADPLALNQAVSCYQACHFLGMPECNVILAQCVAYLALAPKSVAVYRALGAAQKAVRESAGQNEGVPLHLRNAPTKLMKEIGYAKGYIYPPDNPSSTQTYLPPSLQGYKFLDWPDRIPYDGSEH from the coding sequence ATGGAGATGCAACAACTCCTCAGTATGGGCTTTCCCGATGAGTTAGCCGCTCAAGCCCTGGCCGCCACCGGCGGCAAATCCACCGTCAAAGCCACCGAATGGATTCTCACTCACAAATCCAACGCCGCCAACACCTCCACATTCCAGCCCAAGCTTGAtcgcttcttccattcttctcaATCCCCCACACCTCCACAATCGCAATCACAGGAacaaatagaagaagaagaagaagacgaagaacCTTCCAAACGTCCCAGACCTTCTACACATTCTGCGCAGCATCCACAGCCACAACCACCGCCACCACCGCCACCGCAACAAAACTGGCCCACTTTCTTCTTGAAAACCGCAGAGAAGAAAAACGCCAACACTCACATTCACCAACCCTTGTACGAGCGCTTGCGTCCCAGGACCCTCGACGACGTCGTAGGGCAGGACCATCTCCTCGCCGCCAACTCCCTCCTTCGCTCCGCAATCCAACGCAACCGCCTCCCCTCCATCCTCCTGTGGGGTCCACCTGGTACTGGTAAGACCACTATCGCTAAAGCCATCGTTAAATCTTCAACCGCAACACGTTACCGGTTTGTCTCCTTATCCGCCGTCACTAGTGGCGTTAAGGACGTCAGGGACGCCGTTGACGAGGCTCGAAAACTCAGACTTAAATCCAACCAATCCACCGTTCTCTTCGTGGACGAGGTTCACCGGTTCAACAAGTCCCAGCAGGACTCTTTCTTACCCGTCATTGAAGATGGCAGCATTGTATTCGTTGGGGCCACCACTGAGAACCCTTCTTTCCATTTGATTACACCTCTCTTGTCTCGCTGCCGTGTCCTCACCCTTAACCCTCTCCAACCCCACCACCTTGCCTTGCTTCTGAACCGCGCTGTCAGTGACGCCGACAAAGGGTTGGTGCAGAGCGCGGGGGTTCAAGTTGATGTTAAAGAGGATGCTGTTGATTATATAAGCAACAATTGCGATGGAGATGCTCGGGTGGCCCTCAATGCTCTGGAGATTGCAGCTGTTACTGCAGCAGCGAGGGTACAACATGgtaaacaaaaagaagaagggGTGGAAGATCTTCATACAAACGAGGATTATAAGGTTGCTGTTGTTAGTGTTGATGATGCAAGGGAAGCACTTCAGTGCAAGCATCTTGCTTACGATAAAGCAGGGGAAGAGCACTATAATCTGATCAGCGCGCTGCACAAGTCTATGAGGGGAAGCGATGCGAATGCAGGTATTTATTGGTTGGCAAGAATGTTAGAGGGAGGTGAAGAGCCTCTTTACATTGCACGCAGACTCATACGATTCGCAAGTGAGGATGTTGGTTTGGCTGATCCATTAGCTCTTAATCAGGCTGTTTCTTGCTACCAAGCTTGCCACTTCTTGGGAATGCCCGAATGCAATGTAATTCTTGCACAGTGCGTTGCTTACTTGGCCTTGGCACCTAAATCTGTTGCAGTGTATCGAGCCTTAGGGGCCGCGCAGAAGGCAGTGAGGGAATCTGCGGGACAGAATGAGGGGGTGCCTCTGCATTTGAGGAATGCTCCAACCAAATTAATGAAGGAAATTGGGTATGCGAAGGGATACATCTACCCTCCGGACAACCCTTCCTCCACACAGACTTACTTGCCACCATCACTTCAAGGCTACAAGTTTCTTGATTGGCCTGACAGGATTCCTTATGATGGATCAGAGCATTAA
- the LOC114194137 gene encoding oxygen-dependent coproporphyrinogen-III oxidase, chloroplastic, with the protein MPCASIVSAPSYVFPFRSSSASTSSISPTAISLTKRAWRPRIDTASFGKCVVRATVSIEKETPEAERPETFLRGVDEAQSSTSVRARFEKMIREAQDTVCSALEAADGGAQFKEDVWSRPGGGGGISRVLQDGAVWEKAGVNVSVVYGVMPPDAYRAAKGAPTDQKPGPVPFFAAGISSVLHPKNPFAPTLHFNYRYFETDAPKDAPGAPRQWWFGGGTDLTPAYIFEEDVKHFHSVQKRACDKFEPTFYPRFKKWCDDYFYIKHRGERRGLGGIFFDDLNDYDQEMLLSFATECANSVIPAYIPIIEKRKDLPFTEHQKAWQQLRRGRYVEFNLVYDRGTTFGLKTGGRIESILVSLPLTARWEYDHKPEEGSEEWKLLDACINPKEWI; encoded by the exons ATGCCTTGTGCCAGCATTGTCTCAGCTCCCTCCTACGTCTTCCCCTTTCGTTCTTCCTCCGCTTCCACTTCTTCAATCTCTCCAACTGCGATTTCGCTCACTAAACGAGCTTGGAGGCCACGAATCGACACCGCAAGCTTCGGAAAATGCGTGGTCAGAGCCACCGTCTCGATAGAGAAGGAGACGCCGGAGGCCGAGCGTCCCGAAACGTTTCTCAGAGGAGTGGACGAGGCCCAATCTTCCACCTCCGTTCGGGCCCGGTTCGAGAAGATGATTAGGGAGGCCCAGGACACTGTGTGCAGTGCCCTTGAGGCCGCTGACGGTGGCGCCCAGTTCAAGGAGGATGTTTGGTCCAGGCCCGGTGGCGGCGGCGGCATTAGCAGGGTTCTTCAAGACGGCGCCGTTTGGGAGAAGGCTGGGGTTAATGTCTCTGTCGTTTATGGCGTTATGCCACCTGATGCTTATCGTGCTGCCAAGGGTGCTCCTACCGATCAGAAACCTGGTCCTGTGCCGTTCTTCGCTGCTGGAATCAGCTCC GTTTTACATCCAAAGAATCCGTTTGCTCCTACGCTACATTTCAATTATCGCTATTTTGAAACCGATGCTCCTAAAG ATGCTCCTGGTGCACCTAGACAATGGTGGTTTGGTGGGGGGACTGACCTGACACCAGCTTATATTTTTGAGGAGGATGTTAAGCACTTCCACTCA GTTCAAAAACGTGCCTGTGACAAGTTTGAGCCTACATTTTACCCTCGATTCAAGAAATGGTGTGATGATTACTTTTATATCAAG CATCGAGGTGAAAGAAGAGGGCTTGGAGGGATATTTTTTGATGATCTGAACGACTATGATCAGGAGATGCTACTTTCCTTTGCTACTG AATGTGCAAATTCTGTTATTCCTGCTTATATACCTATCATAGAGAAAAGGAAGGATTTACCCTTCACAGAACATCAGAAAGCATGGCAACAATTGCGAAGGGGACGATATGTTGAATTCAATTTG GTATATGATAGGGGTACAACATTTGGACTGAAAACTGGGGGCAGGATAGAGAGTATTCTTGTATCTCTCCCACTGACAGCCCGGTGGGAATATGATCAT AAACCGGAAGAAGGAAGCGAAGAATGGAAACTCTTGGATGCGTGCATCAACCCCAAGGAATGGATCTAA